The genomic stretch CCTTCGGGTGCCCCTTTGCCAGTGGCAACCAAGGAAAGGTGATCGTCGGGAAACCGGCGTTCGACTTGAACAACGCACCGGCCGGTGAGGAGTGATCCTCGCCGGCCGTTGTCGTTTTCAGATCACGGTGATCGTGACGCCGGCCGCAGTTGCACGCCGAGGACACCGGCGACTCGATCCATGGCATGGCACGAAAGGCCACGTTCACGGCGAGTGAACCGGGAGATCGAGGACACAGGCACCGAGGCCTGTGCGGCGATCTGACGCAACGGCCGGCCATCGGTGAGGACGGCGGCCCGTAACGAGTCCGAGAGTAGCGGTGCGATCCGAGGTTGCACGCTCATGCGATCCTTCTCCGAAGTGACACTGTGCCACCACGGCGACACTGAATATACCGTGAGTGACAAAATGCAGGAACTCATCCACCAACGCTGATCGAAAGGCCTAGAACTGCGGCGATCTTGGCCGCCGTTTCGAGGCGAAGATCACGGTGCCGTGGATCGTCGGCAGGCATCATGAACCTGTCGATCTGACTCGCCTGCACGCCGGCGGCCTTTGCCAATGCGTAGTGCGTCAGGCCCGACGCTCTGATCGTCTGACGTAGTGCTACGTCGAGGCGTTGCACACGCGCCGCCTTCGGCATGGCCGATCCCTCGGTGATCGCCTTTACCCTCTTGGTGAGTGCGTCCATGATCGCCTTGTCGGTTGGTTTCTTCGGCATGGATCAGATCCTCAAGGTGGTGGTTCAGACGATCACGCTGATCGTCGGTGAGTGCGGCGGCCAGGTGCCGCAGCTCGTCGATCAGGCCGCCAAGGCGGCGGCGCGATCGAGGATCGACTTCACGGTGGTGTGCGTCCATGCGGCGCGGCCTTTCTTTGTGGCGTGTCCTGACTCGGTGAGGATCGAGGCGATCCGCCGCAGGCTAACGCCGGCGTCACGCAGTTCGTGGATCACACGCAGGATCGCCTGCTCGTCGGCGTGCTCGATCAGGCGGCCCTCGACGTCGGCCGTCCACCCGAACGGCACTTCGCCGGTGAGGCGGCCGGCGGCACGCTTGGCGGCCAAGGCGGCGCGGGTGCGGCTGCGGATCAGGCCGCGCTCAAACTCGCCTGCGGCGTTCACGACGTTCTTCATAAACACGGCGGCAGGATCGTCACCGTTGCCAACACCATCGGCCGAGAGGATCACGGCACCTTTGCGACTCACTGCACGCTCGATCACGGCGATCACGAAGGCGTCACGGCCGAGGCGGCACCGCTTGCCGATCACCAAGGCGTCACCACGACGCAGGCCGGCGACGGCGGCCATGAGTCCCGGCCGATCCTCGATCCCGGCCGCGCCGCTGATCCCGGCGTCAGTGTGCAGGCCGGTGACGGTGTGGCCGGCCTTGGCGGCGAAGGCCTCGCAGGCGGCGACCTGTGCGGCGAGGCCGAGGCCCGACTCGGCCTGATCGGTGGTGGAGACTCGAGTGTAGATCGTGACGTTCATGGTTTTGTCCTTGTCCTTGGTTGGTGGTGTGCCAGGCGTCCTTTCACCTGTGCCAGTATCCTATGCCGGTTGGCACACTGTGTCAACCGGCATACAGGGTATCGGCCAGGACGGCGGCCGGCCTGTACGTCACGGTTCGGTGACGTACACCGGCGGCCTCGATCCCGGCTCCCCGCCCGCCCGGGCGCGACACTAGGAAACCGGCTCGATCAGGCCGATCAGGGTGCCGGGAGGCCTCGGGTGCCAGAACGGCGGCCACAGGATCGCTCAGGACGGCCGATCAGGGTGCCGGCCGGTGGTGCCGGTGGTGCCGGTGGTGGTGGCGGCACGTTCGGCACCGGCGGCGCGGCCGGATCGAGGTGGCCGAGGCCTGCGGCGGCGCGGCCGGCCAGGACGATCAGATCGTCATGGGTTGGTTCACCAAGGACACCGCCATGAACACGTTGACCGAGACCGAGAGGGTGCAGCTGCACCGCCTGGAGGCCACCGTCGAGGCCGGCGTGTCGGCCACCCTGACGGTGATCGAGGCCGGGAAGGCCTTGGCGGCGATCCGCACCCGGCAACTCTACCGGGACACGGCGGCGTCATGGGATCAGTACGTCGAAACGAGGTTCAAAATCACGCGCCGCCGTGCGGATCAACTCGTGAGTTTTGCCGGTGTTCAAGACGCTCTACAGGCGTTCTCGGAGAAAACGGGAACCGCGGTTCCTGAAATGTCCGAACGTGCCATCCGGCCGCTCGTCGGCATGGACGCCGACACGATCCGGGTGGTGGTGGCCGAGGCCGCCGGTGAGGCCGAAGGCGTCACGCCGGCGACGATCCGAAAGGCGGCGGCCAGGAGGAGACCCAAGGCCGTGAAGGTGCCTCGGCCGGTGCGTCTGAAGGTGGCCGGTGCCGTGGTGGAGATCGCCTTGAACGTCAAAGGCGTGAAGGCCGGAGTCACCGTCGAGGCGGCCTTGGTGGCCGCGCTCGAGGCCGTGCGGCGGCAGGCCGCCGAGGCCGCCTGACGCAGTGACTTAGGGAACAATGTTCCCGAAGAGGCCGCCTGACGTTTCGTGCGGCAGTCGCCGGTGGTGGCACGTTCGCAGGCAGGGACGCCGGCGACGACGGCCGGCGAAGGAACCCTGTGCCGATCACGCAATTTCGGCCACGCGCACACGACGCAGGCCGAGTCGGTTTCGCCGACGCAGGCGTTCGGCAGATCGCACCTACCCCCCATGCGAAAACCTGCGGCGGCGCACGTCGTGCAGGCCGAGTGGTTTATACGAGACAGGCGTTCGGCAGATCGAGGCCGCCTACGTCACCGCCAAGGCGGCCAGGAACTCAGCCTTGGCGGCCTCGACGTCCTGCTGCCTTGGTGGGTGATCGGCCGACTGCGGCCCCATGGCGGCCTTCCTGGCCTTCGCCTCCAGGTACTCCCGCCTTGCCGCCTCCTGCTGCGGATCACGCCTGTGCCACGCCTCAGAGGCCTCTGCGGCTGATCGGCGTTCCTCCTGGCCGAGGTGCCGCTGCCTTGTCGGCGAAGCTGTGCCTTGAGACGGCAGGATACGGCCGGCGGGTACGTCGGGTTCGTCTCGGCCGGCGTTCACCGGCAGGATCGAGGCGGGTGCCTCGCCGGCCGTCAGGCCGGCCTCTGCCGCCGGCGGCGTGCCGACTCCATCGGCACCGCCGTCCGGCGTGTTCTCTGTTTGTTTTGTTTGTTTTTGTTCTATGACTGTGGTGCCACCGTGGCCCTTACAGGCGGCGGTTGGTGGTGCCACGGTAGTGCCACCAATGGTGCCACGGTTGACCCATGCCGGCCGCAGGACGGCCTCGGTGATCGTCAGGTAGATCACCGTGTTTTCGCACCGGCCTTTTGACTTGGTGGTGATCTTGCCCGTCGTCGGATCGGCCGTGTGCAGAACCTTCGGCCGGTGGATCACCACCAGGCCTAGTTTCGCCAAGGCGGCGCAGTCACGACGTACCTTACGAACGTCCTGACCTGACTCTCTAGCCAAGGCTCGAAGGCCGATCCCAAGGCGCTGCTGATCCCAGGTGGCGCGGCGCTTGTGGCACGCATATCCGAGTTCGGTGCAGATCGTGGTGAACGTCCAGCCGCACCTGGCCTTGCCAACGGCCTGCCGTGTTTCTCGGTTCAAGTTCGGCAGCGGTTGAAATGCCCAGCCGGTTCGGGAGGCGGTGGTGGCAGAACGGCCGGGACGGGACTCAACGGCCGAAACGGCCGAGGAACTTGAGGCGATCATGCGTGCAAACTTTCTAGTTGCACGCCGGCCCTGCCGCCGCCTATCCTTCGGGTGCCCCTTTGCCAGTGGCAACCAAGGAAAGGTGATCGTCGGGAAACCGGCGTTCGACTTGAACAACGCACCGGCCGGTGAGGAGTGATCCTCGCCGGCCGTTGTCGTTTTCAGATCACGGTGATCGTGACGCCGGCCGCAGTTGCACGCCGAGGACACCGGCGACTCGATCCATGGCATGGCACGAAAGGCCACGTTCACGGCGAGTGAACCGGGAGATCGAGGACACAGGCACCGAGGCCTGTGCGGCGATCTGACGCAACGGCCGGCCATCGGTGAGGACGGCGGCCCGTAACGAGTCCGAGAGTAGCGGTGCGATCCGAGGTTGCACGCTCATGCGATCCTTCTCCGAAGTGACACTGCGCCACCACGGCAACACTGAATATACCGTGAGTGACAAAATGCAGGAACTCATCCACCAACGCTGACCCATCGAAGGTCGAGGCCGTGATCCGGGACGACCCGAAGGCGCTCGCCGCGTTCCGGGAGGCGATGAAACACCAGGGGAAACGGCCCGACTTCGATGACAATGTAAACGAAGTGGCGTTCGGCAGGCCCGACGGCAACTCCCGCGCCTACTCGATATCACGATCTTGGCCGCCGTTTCGAGGCGAAGATCACGGTGCCGGTTGCATCACCAGACCAAGTTCAGCGGCAAGCTTTGCGGCGGTGGACAAGCGCATATCACCGCCGCGGCCGGCCTGTGGATCGTCGCTCATGAACCGCAGGATCACCGATGGTGCGATGCCGGCCGCCTGGCCGAGATCGTAGTAGCTGCGGCCTGACTTCCGCACTGCGGCCTTCAAGGCGGCGTCGATCATCTGCGGTTTCTTCGTGCTCGGTTTCGGCACGTTTGGTGCTCGCACCCTAGGTGCGGCGCGATGATCGCCGGCCTCGATGGCCTTCACCTTGCGGGTGAGT from Planctomycetota bacterium encodes the following:
- a CDS encoding resolvase, with amino-acid sequence MNVTIYTRVSTTDQAESGLGLAAQVAACEAFAAKAGHTVTGLHTDAGISGAAGIEDRPGLMAAVAGLRRGDALVIGKRCRLGRDAFVIAVIERAVSRKGAVILSADGVGNGDDPAAVFMKNVVNAAGEFERGLIRSRTRAALAAKRAAGRLTGEVPFGWTADVEGRLIEHADEQAILRVIHELRDAGVSLRRIASILTESGHATKKGRAAWTHTTVKSILDRAAALAA